A genomic stretch from Microcebus murinus isolate Inina chromosome 19, M.murinus_Inina_mat1.0, whole genome shotgun sequence includes:
- the LOC142862437 gene encoding PEST proteolytic signal-containing nuclear protein-like isoform X1, translated as MAFLCLEIKERKMADGKAGEEKPEKSQRAGAAGGPEEEAEKPVKTKTVSSSNGGESSSRSAEKRSAEEEAADLPAKPTKISKFGFAIGSQATKKASAISIKLGSSKPKETVPTLAPKTLSVAAAFNEDEDSEPEEMPPEAKMRMKNVGRDTPTSAGPNSFNKGKHGVSDNQKLWERNIKSHLGNVHGQDN; from the coding sequence ATGGCATTTTTGTgcttagaaataaaagagaggaaaatggcGGACGGGAAGGCGGGAGAGGAGAAGCCTGAAAAGTCGCAGCGAGCTGGAGCCGCCGGAGGACCTGAAGAAGAAGCAGAGAAACCTGTGAAAACTAAGACTGTTTCTTCCAGTAATGGAGGGGAAAGTTCCAGTCGCAGCGCTGAGAAGAGATCAGCTGAAGAAGAAGCTGCAGACCTCCCAGCAAAGCCTACAAAGATCTCCAAGTTTGGATTTGCCATAGGTAGTCAGGCAACAAAGAAAGCATCAGCCATATCCATCAAACTTGGATCAAGTAAGCCTAAAGAAACTGTTCCAACTCTTGCTCCAAAAACTCTTTCAGTAGCAGCGGCTTTTAATGAAGATGAAGATAGTGAACCAGAGGAAATGCCTCCAGAAGCAAAGATGAGGATGAAGAATGTTGGAAGGGATACACCAACATCAGCTGGACCAAACTCCTTCAATAAAGGAAAGCATGGGGTTTCTGATAACCAGAAGCTATGGGAACGAAATATAAAATCTCATCTTGGAAATGTCCATGGCCAAGACAATTAA
- the LOC142862437 gene encoding PEST proteolytic signal-containing nuclear protein-like isoform X2: protein MEFSIFAIVSLISKSSFCTVSSSNGGESSSRSAEKRSAEEEAADLPAKPTKISKFGFAIGSQATKKASAISIKLGSSKPKETVPTLAPKTLSVAAAFNEDEDSEPEEMPPEAKMRMKNVGRDTPTSAGPNSFNKGKHGVSDNQKLWERNIKSHLGNVHGQDN, encoded by the exons atggaattttccatttttgctaTTGTATCTTTAATTTCCAAGAGCTCTTTTTGT ACTGTTTCTTCCAGTAATGGAGGGGAAAGTTCCAGTCGCAGCGCTGAGAAGAGATCAGCTGAAGAAGAAGCTGCAGACCTCCCAGCAAAGCCTACAAAGATCTCCAAGTTTGGATTTGCCATAGGTAGTCAGGCAACAAAGAAAGCATCAGCCATATCCATCAAACTTGGATCAAGTAAGCCTAAAGAAACTGTTCCAACTCTTGCTCCAAAAACTCTTTCAGTAGCAGCGGCTTTTAATGAAGATGAAGATAGTGAACCAGAGGAAATGCCTCCAGAAGCAAAGATGAGGATGAAGAATGTTGGAAGGGATACACCAACATCAGCTGGACCAAACTCCTTCAATAAAGGAAAGCATGGGGTTTCTGATAACCAGAAGCTATGGGAACGAAATATAAAATCTCATCTTGGAAATGTCCATGGCCAAGACAATTAA